In the genome of Candidatus Omnitrophota bacterium, the window AACACGCCGGTTCCGCCCTCGCCCACAGCGACGCCGCTTCCCCCCACGGCCACCCCGATTCCGAAATTGGATGCGCCGTTGGTTTATATTTCCGCCGCTCCCTTTTACCGCACGACGACGGAGAACCGTTTCCAATGGTACGCCGGCGCCAATCCTTCCGGCTGTTACCCCACGGTCAATTTCGACCGCCTGATCGTTTCCTACGCTCACTATCGCGGCGGGACCTGGTTGGAGACTTATGAAATTTCGCCCTATTTCACGGCGCCGCCCTGCACGAACGAAACGCATGAGTTGACGATCGTCAAGGGCGCGTTTCAGAACGGCGATCAAATCCGGCTCTATGGACGGGTATTTCCAAGTAATTACTCGCTCAATCAGGCCAGCGATTACGGGGACAGCGTTTACTACGGCATCGTCAACTTCCTGGAAGAGAACACGCCGACGCCGATTCCGCCCACGGCGACGCCGCTTCCGACAGCCACAAATACGCCGCTTCTCCCTTCGCCCACCAATACTCCCAAGCCGGGGAATCCGGAAGCAACCAACACCCCCACGGCCACCTTTATGGCGACGCCTACGGCCACCTTCACTCCGCTTCTTCCTACGGCCACAAACACAATTCCGCCATCGCCTACGCCGCCGCCGACGGACACGCCGATTCCCACGGCCACGTTCACCGCGACTCCCAAGCCCGGCGGTCCGGAGCCGACAGATTCGCCCACTCCCAGTTTCACCGTAACGCCCACGGCCACCTACACGACGGTTCCGCCGACGGCGACGCCCACGGCGGTGGCTACGCCCACCTGGACGCCGAGTTTCACCTTTACCCCTACGCGGACGTTCACGCCGACTCCCAAGCCGGGAGAGCCGCCGGCCACTCCCACGCCTACGGTCTTGACGCCCACGCCCACCGTGGTTCCGCCGTTGCAGATCGTTTGTTACGACATCTACGAGGCGACGCATACCTTCATCGCCGACCAGGTCATCGTCGCTTATCGCCCGGAAGACAACGGCGTCGCGGCGCAGTGCCGCATCTACTTGGGAACCGGCGCCGTCATCGCCGATGCTTCCCAGGAGATCGTCGTTCTAATGGTTCCGGAGAGCGAGAAGAGCTTTGTCGTTCCAGACCATTTTTCGCAAGCGGGGATTCTGTACACGTTGGCGGCAAGGATCGTCAACGTCTTCGGGGAGAGCCAGCCCGTCTCCTGCCAGTACGTCCGGCGCACTCCAACGCCTACGCACACGCTGACGCCAACGCCGGTTCCCACCTCGGAGCCGAGTCCCACGCCGCTTCCCCAGACACCGACGCCGCAGCCGTCGCCGACTCTGAAGCAGACGACCAACTTTCGGTTCATCGTTCAAGGACGAGTCTGGAGTATGAAAATTCATTGAAAGGAAAAGAACATGACGGAAAAGAAACGCATCTCCGACGGCAATGGCGGAGAGATGTATGTCTCCCCTGAAATTGCCGTACTGGCCGTCCGGTTGGACGGCGTAATTACGATCGCGCAAGAGACGCGAAAACAAGTAACCGATCTAATGGAAAAGATCGATAGCCACATCACCCATGATGAAGAAAAGCGCAGCAAGATTCACGAGCGCATCAACCGGCTGGAAGTGGATTTCGCCCGCTCGGATACGAAAACCCAGATCAATTCGCGGTTTTGGGAGCGAGTTATCTGGATCGGCCTCATGGCCGCTTCGGGGTTATTTGTCTGGGTGCTCCAGAATCATGCGAAAGGATGAGAGAGATGAACGCGCAACTTTATCGGCCATTGATCGAACGAATATGCGCCGAAATCGGCGGAATCGATCCGCTGCTTGTAGAAGCGCTGATCGATCATGAGACGCGCGGACGCTGGGATCCGGCGGCGATTCGCTACGAACAGAAGTTCTTCGACGATTACTGCGACTGCGCCAGACTCGGCGCCCAACGCTTAAAAAAACTCAATCCCCTGGCCGGTTCGGCCTGCTCCTACGATACGGAACGCCGCTCCTGCGCCTTCTCTTTCGGACTCATGCAATCGATGGGATTGACAGTTCGCGAGCATGGATTCCGGGAGCCGTACCTGGCAGCTCTTTGCCAGCCCGAAATCGGCATTCATTGGGGCTGCGTCATCTTGAAAAAACTCTTGGATAAATATCAATCGATCGAGAAAGCTTTGAGCGCCTACAACGCAGGCCACGCTGTCGATTGGAATCATACATCTTACGTGCTGCCCATCATGCGGCGGTACGATGGATTGAAAGGAGAACAAACAGCATGAGAAAAGCCAGATACATCATTCTTGCAATCATGGCAATGGGTTTAATGAGCTGCGCTTCCTCGATGAAAGAAAAGGGATTTATCGTGGATGGCGTTGGCGGGGATTTGCTGATTCGGGACATCGCATCCGATGCGCAAATGCCTAGCGAAATCGATGTCAGTGCAAGCGCCAATATCCCAATCGACGGGACGCAGTCGCCGCTGGATTTGGCAATTGCAAATCGCGGACTGTTCTCGGTGGATACGGTGACGATCCGGAACGTGACCGGCAACGTGGTAATCGAGCGGGCGCTGACAGGGACGCAGAATGTGTCGATCCCAGAGTCGCTAGAGAAATTGTTTACTCCAGGCGATCCGTTTGGAGATTGGGAATTGAGTACAGAGATGACTACGGAAGAGACGGCGGAGACGCCAGAATAGGAGTTAATTCGATGAAAAAATGGTATTACAGCAAAACCATCTGGGGGGCGATCTTCGTCCTGATCGGCGTTACGGCGCAAGCGACTGGCCATCAATTCGCCCTGGAAGACCAGCAGACGGCCGTCAACCTGGTGACGGGGATCATTGAGGCTATCGGCGGCTTGATGGCGATCTATGGCCGCGTGAAAGCAGAAGGAGTCATTAAGTAACCAATTCGAAACCGTGCGCTAGACGCGCGGCTTCTTCTCCCCAACGCCCTGCGTTAGCCCAATGGCGCGGGGCGTTTTTTTTGTTTATTGTTACCGTGGGGTTACCGTTATATTTCTCAGGAATGTTGTAAGTCTAGGAAAATCAATCAGGCGTGGAGGGACTCGAACCCCCAGCCTGCTGATTTGGAGTCAGCTGCTCTGCCAAATTGAGCTACACGCCTTCATCTCTGATAGTAATATAAATCCAACCATTACTTAGTCAATACCTCTTGAAGAATAAAGCCGGAAACCGATCGAAAATGGTTCTTACGGCAAACTCCAAACAATATCTCCTTGATTGTTTTCGTCTTCTCCAGGCTGAGTGGGAATGCCGCCGTCGTCTTTCAGGTTCCATCCTAAACTATAGAGGGTGTATCCGTCGTCTTTCGATCGATATCGATACGTCTGTCCGCTGAAGGGATCGGCGGGGATATCGCCCAGGATTTCTTTCAGGCTGGCTAGATCGGCGGGATAGGCGTTATTCTTTTCCTTCCATTCTTGCAGCGCGAAGGATATTTTGGCGAAATCCAGATTTACTAACTGTTTATCCCTTCTCTTAATGGTATTGATTAAGTTGGGCGGATTGGCATCCATAAAAGACATAGATTGAGATGGGTATTCTTGCGCGTTTTTCGTTTTCACTTCATAATAGGTAAACGGCAGCAAGTCGAAATAATACGTCATGGCTCTTATATTCGAGGCTTGATTGATTCGCACCATGAATCGGCCGGGATAACGAAGAAAGAACAAAAACAATTCCTCATGGTTGGAGCCGCTGGTTATACTTTGAGCGCCATTTAGAAAAGCATCGATCGATAGTTTGTAAGAGGCGCATTCCATAAAAATAGATTTTTTGAGCCAAGTGTTCATAGAAATAGCGTCTATCTCTTTCGCAATCGCCGCGCGTTCTTCAGCGTTTGGCGGAGAAAAGCGTTCAAGGCCTTCCAGTGCTTGGCAGGAGTATTCGACGAGATTAAAGCCGATTAACGTTCCGATCAAATAGGGAGATTCCTCGCTGCCTAACCGGCTTAAACGAAACATTGCTTGAATGCAGCGATAAGCGTCCTCGCGCCGATCTTCCAAAATTAAGAGGAAACTCTTCGCCTGCAACAACCGAACCAAATGCCGGCGGGGCATGAAATTGGGAACCTGAATCGTAAATGGAACCGGCGAATCGTAATCGGCGTTATAACGCGCATGATCCAATTGCGCCGCTCGTTCGGCGAGTAAAACCATATCGTTATATAACTGAAGATCCTCTTTTAATCCTTCCAATTCTTCTTGAGTCAACCGGCGGGAATAGCCTTCATTAACCAAATCCGACATGCGATCTATCGTCAGATTATGAATATTGGAATTATTTTCGAGATACTTTGCGGCCTGCTCCATTATTACCGAGGCGTTTTGGGAATCGGGAATTTCGGGAGACGCCAATTGTGGGATATCGAATATAAATCCTTTCGCTTCGGCTTCCTTGACGGCGTTGTTGTACGAATAGTTCGCGCAGAGATAGGGCAAAGAAAGAATGACGGAAAGGGAAAGGATGAGAATCAGTAAAATACGATTTTTGGTTAATTTTGGAAAAAACATGCCGTTCTCTCCATCATGAATTCATGCTATGAGATCGATTTATTGCTAAGCGTACGGCGAATAAGGAGTTATACTCCCTCTTGAGGGTAACATAAAAATAAGCGAATGAAAATCAAAGGAAATAGAGTTTGTTTCTTATTGTACTCCAAAAAAGCGTCGCCATTTCAACACCAGGGGGAAATAGGGGGGAGGCAGTTCAGGATAGGAAGCGTAAGAGCGCTCGTTATACATCTTTTTTGCGCCGAAAACGAATTCGTTTTTCATCGATAATCGCCAAACTGCCAGGAAGACTTTCCAACGCGCCGGAACGCAATAAACGTTCAACAGGTTCTTTCAGCGCGGTCCATTGTTGGTCGTTAAAACGAAATACAATCACGCCGGCGTGAGATCCAACAGGATAGGAGCGTATGTCTCCAAAATCCACGTCGAAAGTCATCAGTAGACGGCTTTCTTCTGTAGCATGTTTCAATACGGAATCATCGCTTGCGCCGGATAAATTCTCCTCGCTAACAGTTGATGCATTATGCCCTTCCGCGCAAAGGCGTTCGGCGAGAGCTTGAGGCATATTTTCATCCAGTTTAATTTCCATTAACCTATCTCTGTGTGAAGAGGTTGAAATTCTTCTTCATGAACCAACCAAGCGGCGTAGGACATGGCGGCTCGAATATCCTCTTCTTGGAGTGCGGGATATTCTTTCAAAATAGCATTGATCGGCTCGCCCGCCGTCAGATAATCGAGAATGATGGAAACCATGATCCTCATGCCCTTAATACATGGTTTGCCATGACAGATATTAGGATCGATCGTGATTCGTTTTTGCCAGTCGATTTTCATGAACGTATGCTCCTTGTGTTTCTTGATTATGATTTATTTGTATTTTTCTTTATGGATTTCATATTTGGTAAGCAGTTTATGCAGTTGGCGTACAGATATCCCCGCCGCGTCGGCGGTGCGATCGATGCGGCCCCGATGCAGTGCGAGCATCTCCTTCAAATAATCCTTTTCGAAATCCTCGACGATGCGATGGCGCGCTTCGGCGAGTGGAAGAGAGGGATTGACCTTCAAGCGATGAGGAATGAAATTTTGTTTGAAAATCTCTTGGGGGAACCGTTCCGGCATCAACATGGGGGATGATTCCAGGATATAAGCCCGTTCCATGATATTTTCCATTTCGCGGATGTTTCCCGGCCATGAGTAATTTTGAAAAGCTTCCATGACCAGAGGATGGACGGAATGGATGTCTTTGACGTGGAATTTGTTCAACTTTTTTAAGAACGTATCGACCAGAAGCGGAATGTCTTCAATCCTTTCCCGCAACGGCGGTATCTCGATAGGGAAAATATTCAAACGGTAAAAAAGATCGGTGCGGAAATCGCCCTTGTCGCTCAGTTCCTTAAGATCGATGTTCGTGGCGGCGATGATGCGAACGTCAGCTTCCAACATCTCCTCGCCCCCTACGCGTTGATAAGTATGATCCTGCAAAATCTGCAATAACTTAATTTGCGCCGAGGGAGTAATCGTCCCAATTTCGTCCAGAAAAATCGATCCTTTATTGGCGATTTCGAATTTTCCCAATTTTCGCCGTATCGCTCCGGTAAACGAACCCTTTTCATGGCCGAACAATTCGCTTTCGAGCAGATTGTCCGGGATGGCGCCGCAATGAACGGCGATGAACTGCTTATCGTTGCGCTGGCTATGGCTATGAATAAGGCGGGATATGACTCCTTTGCCGGTTCCCGTTTCTCCCGTCAATAGCACCGTGGTCTTGGTCGGCGCCACCGCCTTCATTTTCTCAAACACCTCTTTCATCACGGGGCTGTTGGTTTGAACCAAGTCGATGGAATCCGTCTGCCAGAACCTGTCCCGGAGATAGTCCAGTTCGTATTGCATTTTAATGGAATCGTATAGGCTTTCCGTGACGTATTTTAATTCGTCCTGGTTGATGGGATATGTGATGTAATTGCCGCTTCCCGCCTTCACGGCTTTGACGGCTTCCCGGATCGTTTCCTGGGGTGATAGAACGATAATCTCCGCCGTGGGGAAAAATTGCCAGAATGGTTGCAAATCCTGTTTGAAATCGGAAGAAACGTTATTATGGTTGGAGTTGCGTAGGAGATGCAGATCGATGAAGATCAACTCATAGCGGTTTTTGCGGTATTTTTGAAAACAGTCGTCCCTATCGTTGGCGAAGTCGATTTTAAAGCCGGAACGATAGAATTGGCGCAAAACCTCGCGTGCAACGGCATCGTGAGTAACGACCAGCACTTTTTTCAATGAATTTACTCCATACAGTCCATTGAATGAATGGCCGGTTCAAAAACCGGGACAAAAGCAACGCAATTTTTTGTAAATTATACGAGGGAATTTTCGACCGTAAATGTTATTTGTAAACTAAAGAGCCTCTTGCAAAACTATATTATTCCTCCCCCAAGCTTGGGGGAGGTTAGGAGGGGGTTGAGATAAGTCTAACAAAATCAACCCCCCTCTAACTCCCCCCAAGCTTGGGGGGAGAATTGAAAAGAAAATTATACCATTTTTGCAAGAACCTCTAAAGATAGGGATTTGTCTCTTTTTTTGCCTAAGTACGATTAAAGAGACCGTTTTTTTCTAGATCGCAGGAGTCAAATATGGATATTGTTACATGGATCGACAAAGATTGGCTGCCGTGGGTGTTGCCTCCGCTTATTTTTTGCGCGCGCATCTGCGACGTAACCGTCGGAACGCTTCGAATCGTATCTATCACGCGGGGAATGCGGTTCATGGCGATGATTTTGGGATTTTTCGAAGTATTCATCTGGCTGGTCATCGTCAGCCAGGTGCTGCGGAATGTGAACAATATTGCGAATTTCTTCGCCTACGCAGGCGGGTATGCGACGGGCAACTATATCGGAATGTATATCGAAAACAAATTGGCTTTCGGTTCTTCGATCGTCCGCATCATCACCAGTAAAGACGCTTCGGAGCTGCTCGACTATTTCAATGCCAACAATTTCGGCTTTACCAATGTTCCCGCTTACGGCAACGACGGCAAGGTGAATGTCATATTTACGGTTATTAAGAGGAAGAATCTGCCTCAGATCGTCGAAACCGTGAAAAAATTCAATCCTCGCGCCTTCTTCTCCGTCGAAGACGTCCGCTCCGTCAACGAAGGCATTTTCCCGGCGGATGAATTGCAATTGAGCTATCTGAGGTATTTTCGTCCGTTACGAATGGGGAAATGAAACACTAGAGACGAATAGCCAAATATCCCTGCTAATTCCAACCTGATTCCCAGGAGTCCTAAATCTTGACTTGGAATAGACTCTATGCGACAAATTCATTTACCGCGAGCAGGAAACGCTTTCCCTAAAATGAAAAACCAGGAAAAGAACGATAGCGAAAATAGCGTCAAGCGCGATTAGGAGAAATCAATGAAAAAAGTCTGTATCGCTTCAATGTTATTGGCCTTCATTATTCATTCGGCATCGTCTTCCGAGGAGGAAAAAGTTATAGGCCTCATGAAGGAAACGCCGGAACGGTTCGATTCCTTGAAGGAATATCCCTATAAAATCGCATATGAAACTTATGTTGGCGACAATTGGGAAATCTTCGTGATGAATGGGGACGGATCCAACAAAGTCAACTTAACCCATACGCCAATAGTTCATGAAATGTATCCTCATGTCTCTCCCGACGGAACTAAAATATGCTTCGTTTCGGACGAAATGCAAGGCGATTCGAAAGTTCGCTGCGTTTATTACATGAATATGGACGGAACGGGACGGACGAAAGTTTCCGATCACGCCCGCCAGCCTTGTTGGAGTCCCGACGGAGAGACTATCGCTTTTCTACCGGGAAAGTATAAGAAATTTCAAGTTTTGGATTTCGCAACCAAGGGCATTTCTTTTTACAATTTGAAAACTAAGAAGATTGCAGAACATCCCAACAAGAACATCGAACATCTTTATAACATTTGTTATTCTAAAAATGGAAAATGGCTTGTCGCCACGGTGCACGGCGGGATGGGATACGACCATACCAACCTTGCCATCGAAGTAAACGGCGACGGCGTTTACGATCTGGGAATCGGCGGCTGCCGTCCTGACATCAGCCCTGACGGCAAGCATGTCGCCTGGGGAAAAACGGATAATATCATTTCCATCGCCGACGTTGATTTCGATGCCGCCGTCCCCAAGGCGGCCAATATGCGCGACGTTATTGTTGACGAGATGCACGTCTATCACGTCGATTGGTCGCCGGATGGCAAATATCTCTGCTATAGCCGCGGCGTTGGCGGCGAATTCCAGGAAAACGGTCCCGGAACCAATCGCGGCATCGCCGAACTCGTCGGCGTCCGGGGAATCTGGACCCTTTGCGTCACGTCCTCCAGCGGCGAATTCCAGTTCTGCAAAATGACGGCGGATGGCGAAACCAGCAAAGAATCGGAATGGTTTACTCCCGTCAAGTAAGGGAAAGGATGGATTCCATTGAAGATTACTATCCGGAAGCAACGAAAAATATATATATTCCTTCTCGCAACGGCTATCTCGCTGCAACAATGCGGCGGAAGCGGCGGCGTTTCCAAGACGAAGGAGATCAAAACTGCATCGGGAACGGCGATGATCCTGATTCCCGGCGGGGAATTTACTATGGGAAGCCACAGCGGCAATGCGGACGAAGCGCCAGCGCATAAAGTTTTTGTTTCCGGCTTCGCGATGGATAAATACGAAGTGCAACAAGAAAATTACGAAAATTTCATGTTGGCCGCTCCTTCCCATTTCAAAGGGCCAAACAATCCCGTCGAGCAAGTGCGTTGGTCCGATGCGGCAAAATACTGCAACGCCCGTTCCCGCGAGGAAAAGTTACAGCCGTGCTACGACGAAATCACCTACGAGTGCCGCTTCGAGGCCAACGGCTACCGTTTGCCCACGGAAGCGGAATGGGAATACGCCTGCCGCGCCGGGTCGAATGCGGATTACGATTTCGGCGGCGATCCCCAAAAATTATCGAAATACGGCTGGTTCGAAGAAAATTCCAATAAGAAAACTGGCCGCTCCGGCATGAAAAAGCCCAATAACTGGGGATTGTGCGATATGTACGGCAACGTCATGGAATGGTGTCAAGACGTTTACGACGAGAATTATTATAAGAACAGTCCCGAACGAGATCCGCGCGGTCCCGCAGATGGCGATAAAAGAATTCTGCGGGGCGGGGCATGGAATTCGAGCGCGAACGCTTGCCGAGCGGCCAGCCGCATGGCGGACGCTCCCGGAATCGCCGACGCTTGCTTTGCGCGGGACGCTTACGGCTTCCGTTGCGTACGGCGGCTGACCGAGGAAGAACTCGCCGCCTTGAAATAAATGGATTCGTGAAGAAAATTATCGCCAATCTCATTACTCTCGAATCTTAAAACCGGGTGTTTATATTGAGGAGATAAAGTAATTCCATGTTATTCCATACTTGGCCGTTCTTCATCTTTTTCCTGATCGTCTATCCCATATTTCTTGCCTTAAAGAACACTCGTTTTTGTACGACGTGGCTGCTTATTTCATCCTATGTATTTTATGGATGGTGGAATCCTCTCTATTTGTTGTTGATCGTCTATTCGACGCTGCTGGATTACATCTGCGTCAATTGCATGGCGAAAAGCCCCAAAAAGTTTATGTGGCTGATGATTAGCATCGTGAATAATTTGGGTCTCTTAGGATTTTACAAATACAGCGGTTTTTTTGTGGACAATATCAACGTAATTTTGGGATGGATTGGAACTTCGTATCAAATTCCCCCGCCCGATATATTGCTTCCAGTCGGCATCTCTTTCTACACCTTCCAATCGATGAGTTATACTATCGATTATTACCGGGGCGATATCGAAAGAGAGCCGAGTTTCATACGCTTTGCCGCTTTCGTTTCTCTCTTTCCTCAACTGGTCGCCGGCCCTATCGAGAGAGCGAGAAACCTGCTGCCGCAGTTGCAAAAACCTCCCCGTATTACGTTGGAGGATATCACCGACGGACTCTCCTTGTTCGTACTGGGTCTCTTTAAAAAAGTCGCTTTGGCGAATTATCTCGCCAAGTTCGCCGATCTGGTTTACGATGCGCCCGATCAATACCAATCGCCCGCGCTGATTTTGGCGACCCTGGCTTTCGGCTGGCAGATTTATTTTGACTTCAGCGGCTATACGGATATGGCGCGCGGCATCGCCCGACTTATGGGCTACCGCCTGATGCTCAATTTCAACAATCCTTATCTTGCCACCGGTTTGGGAGATTTCTGGGCGCGCTGGCATATCAGTCTTTCCACCTGGTTCAAGGATTACGTCTACATCCCCTTGGGCGGAAACCGGGGCGGGAAATATAGAACCTATTTCAATGTCTTCATCACGATGGTTG includes:
- a CDS encoding formylglycine-generating enzyme family protein gives rise to the protein MKITIRKQRKIYIFLLATAISLQQCGGSGGVSKTKEIKTASGTAMILIPGGEFTMGSHSGNADEAPAHKVFVSGFAMDKYEVQQENYENFMLAAPSHFKGPNNPVEQVRWSDAAKYCNARSREEKLQPCYDEITYECRFEANGYRLPTEAEWEYACRAGSNADYDFGGDPQKLSKYGWFEENSNKKTGRSGMKKPNNWGLCDMYGNVMEWCQDVYDENYYKNSPERDPRGPADGDKRILRGGAWNSSANACRAASRMADAPGIADACFARDAYGFRCVRRLTEEELAALK
- a CDS encoding MBOAT family O-acyltransferase, with the protein product MLFHTWPFFIFFLIVYPIFLALKNTRFCTTWLLISSYVFYGWWNPLYLLLIVYSTLLDYICVNCMAKSPKKFMWLMISIVNNLGLLGFYKYSGFFVDNINVILGWIGTSYQIPPPDILLPVGISFYTFQSMSYTIDYYRGDIEREPSFIRFAAFVSLFPQLVAGPIERARNLLPQLQKPPRITLEDITDGLSLFVLGLFKKVALANYLAKFADLVYDAPDQYQSPALILATLAFGWQIYFDFSGYTDMARGIARLMGYRLMLNFNNPYLATGLGDFWARWHISLSTWFKDYVYIPLGGNRGGKYRTYFNVFITMVVSGFWHGAAWTFVIWGALHAIGTVLTRELERNAWYKESVPRWCKQLWVYIFVNFTWIFFRAENLHEAGTIIGRIFNSGFADPRFPLLALALALGVAIYQQLYESNWKKIIELSYVRIALVVFMIIYLSIFAGSADQPFIYFQF
- a CDS encoding sigma-54 dependent transcriptional regulator, whose amino-acid sequence is MLVVTHDAVAREVLRQFYRSGFKIDFANDRDDCFQKYRKNRYELIFIDLHLLRNSNHNNVSSDFKQDLQPFWQFFPTAEIIVLSPQETIREAVKAVKAGSGNYITYPINQDELKYVTESLYDSIKMQYELDYLRDRFWQTDSIDLVQTNSPVMKEVFEKMKAVAPTKTTVLLTGETGTGKGVISRLIHSHSQRNDKQFIAVHCGAIPDNLLESELFGHEKGSFTGAIRRKLGKFEIANKGSIFLDEIGTITPSAQIKLLQILQDHTYQRVGGEEMLEADVRIIAATNIDLKELSDKGDFRTDLFYRLNIFPIEIPPLRERIEDIPLLVDTFLKKLNKFHVKDIHSVHPLVMEAFQNYSWPGNIREMENIMERAYILESSPMLMPERFPQEIFKQNFIPHRLKVNPSLPLAEARHRIVEDFEKDYLKEMLALHRGRIDRTADAAGISVRQLHKLLTKYEIHKEKYK
- a CDS encoding DUF2179 domain-containing protein produces the protein MDIVTWIDKDWLPWVLPPLIFCARICDVTVGTLRIVSITRGMRFMAMILGFFEVFIWLVIVSQVLRNVNNIANFFAYAGGYATGNYIGMYIENKLAFGSSIVRIITSKDASELLDYFNANNFGFTNVPAYGNDGKVNVIFTVIKRKNLPQIVETVKKFNPRAFFSVEDVRSVNEGIFPADELQLSYLRYFRPLRMGK
- a CDS encoding DUF433 domain-containing protein, with translation MKIDWQKRITIDPNICHGKPCIKGMRIMVSIILDYLTAGEPINAILKEYPALQEEDIRAAMSYAAWLVHEEEFQPLHTEIG
- a CDS encoding lytic transglycosylase domain-containing protein, with the translated sequence MNAQLYRPLIERICAEIGGIDPLLVEALIDHETRGRWDPAAIRYEQKFFDDYCDCARLGAQRLKKLNPLAGSACSYDTERRSCAFSFGLMQSMGLTVREHGFREPYLAALCQPEIGIHWGCVILKKLLDKYQSIEKALSAYNAGHAVDWNHTSYVLPIMRRYDGLKGEQTA
- a CDS encoding DUF5615 family PIN-like protein, which produces MEIKLDENMPQALAERLCAEGHNASTVSEENLSGASDDSVLKHATEESRLLMTFDVDFGDIRSYPVGSHAGVIVFRFNDQQWTALKEPVERLLRSGALESLPGSLAIIDEKRIRFRRKKDV